From a single Osmerus eperlanus chromosome 8, fOsmEpe2.1, whole genome shotgun sequence genomic region:
- the lamp5 gene encoding lysosome-associated membrane glycoprotein 5 isoform X1 produces the protein MEMLGFRTLVSGRVLLCVLGILARSKVLAEQEGENLSGLSTNPDKGIYAVRENGTTCLMVEFAVRFVVPYDVLALNGIDLITEQSYLALPRGAEIEGKCGSTEAEIHISWKNNAYTLRIYFTKEFRDQENEVWKFSKVQFVYDTSETSNFINAYNPGKHTANSHHLSALVTPAGRSYVCQAQQTLTLISTDHQKGVTVAMSDIQIQPFDINSDFIFSEPFKCITDQRERLEETLPLVLGFILCLIIGITLTVYHFHLKLTAQQQPQLPRDRSMYKNIHL, from the exons ATGGAGATGCTTGGTTTCAGGACCCTGGTCAGCGGCAGAGTTTTGCTGTGTGTGCTTG GTATCCTGGCCCGGTCCAAGGTTCTTgctgagcaggagggagagaacctCTCCGGTCTCTCCACAAACCCGGACAAAGGAATCTATGCAGTTCGGGAAAACGGGACGACCTGTCTCATGGTGGAATTTGCTGTTCGGTTTGTGGTCCCATATGATGTGCTGGCGCTAAACGGGATTGAT TTGATAACGGAACAGTCCTATCTAGCACTGCCTCGTGGCGCGGAGATCGAGGGAAAGTGCGGGAGCACGGAGGCGGAGATTCACATCTCGTGGAAGAATAACGCCTACACGCTCCGTATCTACTTCACAAAG GAATTCCGTGACCAGGAAAATGAAGTGTGGAAGTTTAGCAAGGTCCAGTTCGTTTATGACACGTCGGAGACATCCAATTTCATCAACGCTTACAACC CTGGGAAACACACTGCCAACTCCCACCACCTGTCTGCGCTAGTGACCCCTGCTGGCCGCTCGTATGTCTGCCaggcccagcagaccctcaccctCATCTCCACCGACCACCAGAAGGGAGTGACGGTTGCCATGAGCGACATTCAGATCCAGCCCTTCGACATCAACTCTGACTTCATCTTTAGTGAAC CTTTTAAATGCATCACTGACCAGAGAGAACGACTGGAGGAAACCCTTCCGCTGGTCCTCGGCTTCATCTTATGCCTCATCATTGGCATCACGTTGACCGTCTACCACTTCCACCTCAAACTCACAGCCCAACAACAGCCACAGCTGCCCAGAGACCGCTCCATGTACAAGAACAT ACATCTTTGA
- the lamp5 gene encoding lysosome-associated membrane glycoprotein 5 isoform X2, which yields MEMLGFRTLVSGRVLLCVLGILARSKVLAEQEGENLSGLSTNPDKGIYAVRENGTTCLMVEFAVRFVVPYDVLALNGIDLITEQSYLALPRGAEIEGKCGSTEAEIHISWKNNAYTLRIYFTKEFRDQENEVWKFSKVQFVYDTSETSNFINAYNPGKHTANSHHLSALVTPAGRSYVCQAQQTLTLISTDHQKGVTVAMSDIQIQPFDINSDFIFSEPFKCITDQRERLEETLPLVLGFILCLIIGITLTVYHFHLKLTAQQQPQLPRDRSMYKNM from the exons ATGGAGATGCTTGGTTTCAGGACCCTGGTCAGCGGCAGAGTTTTGCTGTGTGTGCTTG GTATCCTGGCCCGGTCCAAGGTTCTTgctgagcaggagggagagaacctCTCCGGTCTCTCCACAAACCCGGACAAAGGAATCTATGCAGTTCGGGAAAACGGGACGACCTGTCTCATGGTGGAATTTGCTGTTCGGTTTGTGGTCCCATATGATGTGCTGGCGCTAAACGGGATTGAT TTGATAACGGAACAGTCCTATCTAGCACTGCCTCGTGGCGCGGAGATCGAGGGAAAGTGCGGGAGCACGGAGGCGGAGATTCACATCTCGTGGAAGAATAACGCCTACACGCTCCGTATCTACTTCACAAAG GAATTCCGTGACCAGGAAAATGAAGTGTGGAAGTTTAGCAAGGTCCAGTTCGTTTATGACACGTCGGAGACATCCAATTTCATCAACGCTTACAACC CTGGGAAACACACTGCCAACTCCCACCACCTGTCTGCGCTAGTGACCCCTGCTGGCCGCTCGTATGTCTGCCaggcccagcagaccctcaccctCATCTCCACCGACCACCAGAAGGGAGTGACGGTTGCCATGAGCGACATTCAGATCCAGCCCTTCGACATCAACTCTGACTTCATCTTTAGTGAAC CTTTTAAATGCATCACTGACCAGAGAGAACGACTGGAGGAAACCCTTCCGCTGGTCCTCGGCTTCATCTTATGCCTCATCATTGGCATCACGTTGACCGTCTACCACTTCCACCTCAAACTCACAGCCCAACAACAGCCACAGCTGCCCAGAGACCGCTCCATGTACAAGAACATGTAA
- the pak5 gene encoding serine/threonine-protein kinase PAK 5 has translation MHVSSEHKEPALCRPQADYERASQDGSPQAPGETYPRAPLKLPQSHPKPPAGYPPVPGHLQYPPVFHHYKPSPYHHPPSQPSPPYTPQGAYSQPSSPYIPPGAYPPPSWGSSSDAQPSRVSHEQFRAALQLVVNPGDPREYLDSFIKIGEGSTGIVCIASEKQSGKQVAVKKMDLRKQQRRELLFNEVVIMRDYHHENVVDMYNSYLVGDELWVVMEFLEGGALTDIVTHTRMNEEQIATVCVSVLRALSYLHTQGVIHRDIKSDSILLTSDGRIKLSDFGFCAQVSKEVPKRKSLVGTPYWMAPEVISRLPYGTEVDIWSLGIMVIEMVDGEPPYFNEPPLQAMRRIRDNMPPRLKESHKVSSVLRAFLDLMLVREPSQRATALELLQHPFLKLSGPPSCIMPLMRHYRHR, from the exons ATGCATGTGAGTTCCGAGCATAAAG AGCCTGCCCTCTGCCGTCCGCAGGCCGACTACGAGCGAGCGTCTCAGGACGGCAGCCCCCAGGCTCCTGGAGAGACCTACCCCCGGGCCCCCCTCAAGCTACCTCAGAGCCACCCCAAGCCCCCCGCCGGCTACCCCCCTGTCCCGGGGCATCTCCAGTACCCCCCGGTGTTCCACCACTACAAGCCCTCCCCCTACCACCACCCACCGTCCCAGCCCAGCCCGCCCTACACCCCGCAG ggggCGTACTCCCAGCCCTCGTCGCCCTACATCCCGCCCGGGGcttaccctcccccatcctGGGGCTCCAGCTCTGacgcccagccctccagggtctccCACGAACAGTTCCGCGCTGCCCTGCAGCTGGTGGTCAACCCAG GGGACCCCAGGGAGTACCTGGACAGCTTCATAAAGATCGGCGAGGGTTCCACGGGAATCGTATGCATCGCCAGCGAGAAGCAGAGCGGCAAGCAGGTGGCCGTGAAGAAGATGGACCTGAGGAAACAGCAGAGGAGGGAGCTGCTCTTCAACGAG GTGGTGATCATGCGGGACTATCACCATGAGAATGTGGTGGACATGTACAACAGTTACCTGGTCGGGGACGAACTCTGGGTCGTCATGGAGTTCCTGGAGGGAGGAGCCTTGACGGACATTGTCACTCACACAAG gatgAACGAGGAGCAGATCgccacggtgtgtgtgtctgtgctgaggGCTCTGTCGTACCTCCACACCCAGGGGGTCATCCACAGAGACATCAAGAGTGACTCCATTCTGCTCACCAGCGACGGCCGG ATAAAGCTGTCAGACTTTGGCTTCTGCGCCCAAGTGTCTAAAGAGGTGCCTAAGAGGAAGTCCCTGGTGGGCACACCCTATTGGATGGCACCGGAGGTCATCTCCAGATTACCCTACGGtacagag gtggacATCTGGTCCCTGGGCATCATGGTGATAGAAATGGTGGATGGGGAGCCCCCCTACTTTAATGAGCCCCCCCTGCAAGCCATGAGGAGGATCCGAGACAACATGCCCCCGCGGTTAAAAGAGTCCCACAAG GTGTCGTCTGTGCTGCGGGCGTTCCTGGACCTGATGCTGGTGAGGGAACCTTCCCAGAGGGCCACAGCTCTGGAGCTTCTCCAGCATCCCTTCCTGAAGCTCTCCGGTCCCCCCTCCTGCATCATGCCCCTGATGAGACACTACCGGCATCGCTGA